A DNA window from Alligator mississippiensis isolate rAllMis1 chromosome 11, rAllMis1, whole genome shotgun sequence contains the following coding sequences:
- the GTF2A2 gene encoding transcription initiation factor IIA subunit 2 — protein MAYQLYRNTTLGNSLQESLDELIQSQQITPQLALQVLLQFDKAINSALAQRVRNRVNFRGSLNTYRFCDNVWTFVLNDVEFREVTELVKVDKVKIVACDGKNTGSNTAE, from the exons ATGGCATATCAGCTGTACAGAAATACCACCCTGGGGAACAGCCTTCAGGAGAGCCTGGATGAGCTCATACAG TCACAGCAAATCACCCCTCAGCTTGCCCTGCAAGTGCTACTTCAGTTTGACAAGGCTATAAATTCAGCATTGGCGCAGCGGGTCAGGAACAGAGTCAATTTCAGG GGCTCCCTGAATACATACAGGTTCTGTGACAATGTATGGACATTTGTACTGAACGATGTTGAATTTAGGGAGGTTACTGAACTCGTGAAAGTGGATAAAGTGAAAATTGTAGCGTGTGATGGAAAAA ataCTGGTTCCAATACTGCAGAATGA